The following proteins are encoded in a genomic region of Drosophila bipectinata strain 14024-0381.07 chromosome XL, DbipHiC1v2, whole genome shotgun sequence:
- the lin-52 gene encoding protein lin-52 homolog isoform X1 has product MHKLTPNIEVYSAEALLRKEQDIKINAEMSAMRKARLSGVEPHQDIKDQEEDSPEDELISMETLRESPVQWPERFPGMDEFLTMSDTPMYTPSVDFGNNLTPEDMAKIHKLSQLTPEQLVEKIKSMHDEIYQLGLREAKEMTRGKLLGIFDRERMHKRQT; this is encoded by the exons ATGCACAAGCTCACACCCAACATAGAGGTCTactcggcag AAGCCCTTCTGAGAAAGGAACAAGATATCAAAATTAATGCGGAGATGTCAGCGATGAGAAAGGCACGATTGTCCGGCGTGGAGCCGCACCAGGACATCAAGGACCAGGAGGAGGACTCCCCGGAGGATGAGCTCATTTCCATGGAGACGCTGCGCGAATCTCCAGTCCAGTGGCCCGAACGAT TTCCCGGCATGGATGAGTTCCTAACCATGAGCGATACGCCCATGTATACGCCCAGTGTGGATTTCGGCAACAATCTGACCCCCGAGGACATGGCCAAGATACACA AGCTGAGCCAACTCACACCGGAACAGCTGGTGGAGAAGATTAAGTCAATGCACGATGAGATCTACCAGCTGGGCTTGCGCGAGGCCAAGGAGATGACCCGCGGCAAGCTGTTGGGCATCTTTGATCGCGAGCGTATGCACAAAAGGCAAACGTGA
- the Rtel1 gene encoding regulator of telomere elongation helicase 1 homolog, which translates to MPESLIAGIPVHFPFEPYPVQRAYMEKVIQCLKDGTNGVLESPTGTGKTLSLLCSSLAWIRTRQSEHQQQMIKLDKGADLMGGGGGGGPELSDLAKTMGKANNWGVPKVIYASRTHSQLTQAMRELKRTAYSNMRSVVLGSRDQLCIHPEVSREVGNSNKVNMCKLRVHSKTCSFQLRVESKKDHPDFRGPSIMDIEDLIKVGQRLKMCPYYASKELVPQADITFMPYNYLLDPKARKANKIELGNTIVILDEAHNIEKICEESASVQIKSSDVAIAIEDVTHIMKAFASDSPQDMAGDEPKDFTVDDLMLLKEMLLELEKAIDAVVVDNPIDGATYPASMIYDLLGKANFTYGNVATIVSLLDKLVQYLMVASQQQMSLRKGGSFTILSDLLTIVFANKESVMSKVHASFKVHVQVEESKQAPGKQAPAKQQGGWLSKAALTNGSTGKVAKIINFWCFNPGFGMEQLLNTQVRSVILTSGTLAPLKPLIAELAIPVAQHLENPHIVDQSQVYVKIIGTGPDRQPLISNYTNRDNPKYISSLGQTILNVSRLVPDGLLVFFPSYPMLNKCVDAWQASGLWADIASKKPIFLEPRGKDQFTSTMEEFYQAIRDSKGACFMAVCRGKVSEGLDFADRNGRAVIITGLPFPPLKDPKVILKRRYLESNRTRENQLLSGNEWYNLEATRAVNQAIGRVIRHRNDYGAILLCDSRFKDAAQVQQLSKWIRGHLGDRPQCSPFGPIVRELRQFFKNAETTMKQPDERESGTPLETVIKKEDEPLAPITQIKREPGSNATFKAANETAIKVEMANSIKSWSPADYACAAGRTLGGSSAPNAMDFMSRLDSNVSSIDFNCMDSRSSSSGLVKIHKRERSSPPSSSQSSSQTAKKRYKLVDNISSIKVEPPEVEKVAPEARSDFLRELRSLVSQDQFRAYGRALLEYKDGSEDKFEALMKVLFEVLVGPRCRYLLVGMRKYLKAEHRTEFDLRLAKLEKI; encoded by the exons ATGCCGGAAAGTCTGATCGCCGGTATACCGGTGCACTTTCCCTTCGAACCGTACCCGGTGCAGCGGGCGTACATGGAGAAGGTTATCCAGTGCCTGAAGGATGGAACAAACGGAGTGCTGGAATCTCCAACTGGAACGGGAAAAACGCTGAGTCTGCTGTGCTCGTCGCTGGCCTGGATCAGGACTCGCCAAtcggagcaccagcagcagatgATTAAGCTGGACAAAGGTGCCGATCTGATGGGTGGAGGTGGCGGAGGAGGCCCGGAACTCTCGGATTTGGCCAAGACCATGGGCAAGGCCAACAATTGGGGAGTGCCGAAGGTGATCTACGCTTCACGTACGCACTCGCAGCTAACACAGGCCATGCGGGAATTGAAGCGCACTGCCTACTCCAACATGCGATCCGTGGTCCTCGGATCAAGGGACCAGCTGTGCATCCATCCGGAGGTTTCCCGGGAAGTGGGCAACTCCAACAAGGTCAATATGTGCAAGCTGCGTGTCCACTCCAAGACCTGTTCCTTCCAGCTGCGTGTGGAGTCGAAAAAGGATCATCCGGACTTTCGGGGGCCCAGCATCATGGACATCGAGGATCTGATTAAGGTGGGCCAGCGGCTCAAGATGTGTCCGTACTATGCGTCGAAGGAACTGGTGCCCCAGGCGGATATTACCTTCATGCCGTACAATTATCTGCTGGATCCAAAGGCGCGCAAGGCCAACAAGATCGAACTGGGCAACACGATTGTGATCCTCGACGAGGCCCACAACATCGAGAAGATTTGCGAGGAGTCTGCCTCGGTGCAGATCAAATCCTCGGACGTAGCCATAGCCATTGAGGATGTCACGCACATCATGAAGGCATTCGCCAGCGACTCGCCGCAGGACATGGCCGGCGATGAGCCAAAGGACTTTACCGTGGATGATCTCATGCTGCTCAAGGAGATGCTTCTGGAGCTGGAGAAGGCCATTGATGCGGTGGTGGTGGACAATCCCATTGATGGCGCCACCTATCCGGCCTCCATGATCTACGATCTTTTGGGAAAAGCCAAT TTCACTTATGGAAACGTTGCCACTATAGTGTCCCTGCTGGACAAGCTGGTGCAGTATCTAATGGTGGCCTCCCAGCAGCAGATGAGCCTGCGCAAGGGCGGCAGCTTCACTATACTGAGCGATCTGCTCACCATTGTCTTTGCCAACAAGGAGAGTGTTATGAGCAAGGTGCACGCTAGCTTCAAGGTTCATGTCCAGGTGGAGGAGTCCAAACAGGCGCCGGGAAAGCAGGCCCCAGCCAAGCAGCAAGGCGGCTGGCTGAGCAAGGCAGCCTTAACGAATGGTTCCACTGGCAAGGTGGCCAAAATCATAAATTTCTGGTGTTTTAATCCGGGTTTCGGCATGGAACAGTTGCTCAACACCCAGGTGCGCAGTGTAATCCTCACGAGCGGTACCCTGGCACCGTTGAAGCCTCTGATCGCTGAACTGGCCATCCCGGTGGCCCAGCACCTGGAGAACCCGCACATTGTGGACCAGTCGCAGGTGTATGTGAAGATCATTGGCACAGGACCCGATCGTCAGCCTCTGATATCCAACTACACCAATCG TGATAATCCTAAGTACATCAGCTCATTGGGACAGACCATTCTGAACGTCTCCCGCCTCGTTCCCGATGGCCTGCTGGTCTTCTTCCCCTCGTATCCGATGCTGAACAAGTGCGTGGATGCCTGGCAGGCCAGCGGCCTTTGGGCGGACATAGCCAGCAAAAAGCCTATATTTTTGGAGCCGCGTGGCAAGGATCAGTTCACCAGCACCATGGAGGAGTTCTACCAGGCCATACGCGACTCCAAGGGTGCCTGCTTCATGGCCGTGTGTCGCGGCAAGGTATCCGAAGGTCTGGACTTTGCCGATCGCAACGGTCGGGCGGTGATCATCACGGGTCTACCGTTTCCGCCGCTCAAGGATCCCAAGGTGATACTGAAGCGTCGCTATCTGGAGTCGAATCGCACCCGGGAGAATCAGCTCCTCAGCGGCAACGAGTGGTACAACCTGGAGGCTACCCGAGCCGTTAACCAGGCCATTGGTCGTGTGATCCGTCATCGTAACGATTACGGTGCCATTCTGCTGTGCGATTCGAGGTTCAAGGATGCCGCTCAGGTGCAGCAGTTGTCCAAGTGGATACGCGGACACCTCGGCGACAGGCCGCAGTGCTCACCCTTCGGCCCGATTGTCCGGGAGCTGCGtcagtttttcaaaaatgccGAAACCACT ATGAAGCAGCCGGATGAGAGAGAATCGGGGACTCCTCTGGAGACGGTTATCAAAAAGGAGGACGAGCCACTGGCCCCCATCACGCAGATAAAAAGGGAACCAGGCTCCAATGCCACCTTCAAGGCGGCCAATGAAACAGCCAT CAAAGTGGAGATGGCCAATTCCATAAAATCATGGTCACCGGCCGACTATGCCTGCGCCGCTGGACGAACGCTTGGCGGCTCGTCGGCGCCCAATGCCATGGATTTTATGAGTCGCTTGGACTCGAATGTCTCT AGCATTGATTTTAATTGCATGGATAGCCGGAGTAGCTCCTCCGGTCTGGTGAAGATTCACAAACGTGAGCGTAGCTCTCCTCCTAGTTCATCCCAATCCTCCAGCCAGACAGCCAAGAAGCGTTACAAGCTAGTGGATAACATAAGCAGCATCAAGGTGGAGCCGCCGGAGGTGGAAAAGGTGGCGCCCGAAGCTCGGTCTGATTTCCTGCGAGAG TTGCGAAGTCTGGTTAGTCAGGATCAGTTCCGTGCCTATGGCCGGGCCTTGCTGGAGTACAAAGACGGCAGTGAGGACAAGTTTGAGGCCCTGATGAAGGTGCTCTTCGAGGTGTTGGTTGGTCCGCGATGTCGTTACCTTCTGGTGGGAATGCGAAAGTATTTAAAGGCGGAACACAGGACGGAATTCGATTTAAGATTAGCCAAGCTGGAGAAgatctag
- the LOC108134306 gene encoding N-acylneuraminate-9-phosphatase has translation MAASKFPSSSKTAATHFEATCAKISAFYFDLDNTLIPTRAGDSKAIRKLADVLESQYQFNKDDAAQATQNFLKAFRRCPDNSQTSLDSWRTHLWRESLPTRHKHLAEQIYPQWLRLRYRYLAVPPDYVQLLLRMRQAGYALALITNGPSNAQWEKVAKLHVRGYFDCVLVSSDLPWEKPHPEIFYAACNFLNVKPHECAMIGDKLETDIKGGHLAQLGLTFWTPLSSSSSAAQSLEDVEYRPHVKLGSLLEIYKYFPRLNAVVPPDTPTSLRRRGSQMSGGVTGSGSSSSSSNTNSSGSCEPCAGTSHHHHHQQRHHHQWVYRRGGSLPAMDCSNSEAENSCDSFL, from the exons ATGGCAGCAAGCAAATTCCCCTCCAGTTCAAAAACAGCCGCCACTCACTTCGAAGCGACATGTGCGAAGATCTCGGCCTTTTATTTTGACCTGGACAATACATTAATACCCACAAGAGCCGGCGATTCAAAAGCCATCAGAAAG CTCGCAGATGTTTTAGAGTCGCAATACCAATTCAATAAGGATGACGCCGCCCAGGCCACCCAAAACTTTCTCAAGGCCTTCCGACGTTGCCCGGACAACTCGCAGACCTCGCTGGATTCGTGGCGCACCCACTTGTGGCGGGAATCGTTACCCACGCGCCACAAACACCTCGCCGAACAGATCTATCCCCAGTGGCTGAGACTGAGGTATCGCTATCTGGCCGTTCCACCGGATTATGTCCAGTTACTGCTCCGTATgcgacaagcgggctatgccCTCGCCCTGATCACGAACGGACCCTCGAATGCCCAGTGGGAGAAGGTGGCCAAGCTGCATGTCCGGGGCTACTTTGACTGTGTCCTCGTCTCGTCCGATCTGCCGTGGGAGAAACCGCATCCGGAGATCTTCTATGCGGCCTGCAATTTCCTCAATGTCAAGCCGCACGAGTGCGCCATGATTGGCGACAAGCTGGAAACAGACATCAAG GGTGGACACTTGGCACAGTTGGGACTTACTTTCTGGACGCCGCTGAGCAGCAGCAGTTCGGCCGCCCAGTCCCTGGAGGATGTGGAGTACAGGCCGCACGTGAAGCTGGGCAGTCTGCTGGAGATTTACAAGTACTTCCCGCGCCTGAATGCCGTTGTACCGCCGGACACGCCCACATCCTTGCGTCGGCGGGGCAGCCAGATGAGCGGCGGCGTCACCGGCAGCggtagcagtagcagcagtTCCAATACCAACTCCAGCGGAAGCTGCGAACCCTGTGCCGGCACCtcgcatcatcatcatcatcagcagcgGCACCACCACCAGTGGGTATATCGGCGAGGTGGATCCCTGCCGGCGATGGATTGCTCCAATAGCGAGGCGGAGAACAGCTGCGACAGCTTCCTGTAA
- the bcn92 gene encoding protein bcn92 has product MSTRRQAITLYRNLLRESEKLPSYNFRMYAARKIRDTFRANKTIRDFEEIDRQMATGKQNLELIRRQVIIGHLYTTDKLVIENKKTLKPSDD; this is encoded by the exons ATGTCCACCCGTCGCCAGGCAATCACTCTCTATAGGAATCTGCTCCGCGAATCGGAGAAGCTGCCCTCCTATAACTTTAG AATGTACGCCGCCAGGAAGATACGGGACACGTTTCGCGCCAACAAGACTATTCGGGATTTCGAGGAGATTGATCGGCAAATGGCCACGGGAAAGCAGAATCTGGAGCTGATACGTCGCCAG gtcATCATTGGGCACTTGTATACTACCGACAAGCTGGTCATCGAGAATAAGAAAACCCTGAAGCCATCGGATGATTGA
- the Pgd gene encoding 6-phosphogluconate dehydrogenase, decarboxylating isoform X2, whose translation MSGKADIALIGLAVMGQNLILNMDEKGFVVCAYNRTVSKVKEFLENEAKGTNVIGAESLEDMVSKLQRPRKVMLLVKAGSAVDDFIKQLVPLLTPGDVIIDGGNSEYQDTSRRCLELEKLGLLYVGSGVSGGEEGARHGPSLMPGGHEAAWPIIQPIFQAICAKADGEPCCEWVGDGGAGHFVKMVHNGIEYGDMQLICEAYHIMTALGLSAEQMAEEFGKWNSAELDSFLIEITRDILKYKDNKGYLLERIRDTAGQKGTGKWTAIAALQYGVPVTLIGEAVFSRCLSALKDERVRASTVLKGPTVKPKVDNVPKFLNDIKHALYCAKIVSYAQGFMLMREAASENNWRLNYGGIALMWRGGCIIRSVFLGNIKDAYTSQPQLTNLLLDEFFKNAIAQGQDSWREVVANAFRWGIPVPALSTALSFYDGYRTSKLPANLLQAQRDYFGAHTYELLGQEGKFHHTNWTGTGGNVSASTYQA comes from the exons ATGAGCGG AAAAGCTGATATTGCTCTTATTGGCCTGGCCGTAATGGGCCAGAATCTCATATTGAACATGGACGAGAAGGGTTTTGTGGTCTGCGCCTACAATCGCACCGTCTCCAAGGTCAAAGAGTTTCTCGAGAACGAGGCCAAAGGCACTAATGTGATTGGCGCCGAATCGTTGGAGGATATGGTTTCTAAGCTTCAAAGGCCACGCAAAGTCATGTTGCTGGTCAAGG CTGGCAGTGCTGTGGATGACTTCATTAAGCAACTGGTGCCCCTGCTGACGCCCGGCGATGTGATCATTGATGGTGGCAACTCTGAATACCAGGACACTTCCAGGCGCTGCCTGGAACTGGAAAAACTGGGCCTGCTCTACGTCGGCTCCGGTGTAAGCGGTGGTGAGGAGGGTGCCCGTCATGGTCCCTCTCTTATGCCCGGTGGCCATGAGGCCGCCTGGCCCATTATCCAGCCCATCTTCCAGGCCATCTGCGCCAAGGCCGACGGTGAGCCCTGCTGCGAGTGGGTGGGCGATGGCGGTGCCGGACACTTTGTCAAGATGGTGCACAACGGCATCGAGTACGGTGACATGCAGTTGATCTGCGAGGCCTACCACATCATGACGGCTCTGGGTCTCTCGGCTGAACAGATGGCCGAGGAGTTTGGCAAATGGAATTCTGCTGAACTGGACTCCTTCCTCATTGAGATCACCAGGGACATTCTGAAGTACAAGGACAACAAGGGGTATCTGTTGGAGAGGATTCGCGACACCGCTGGACAGAAGGGAACTGGCAAGTGGACAGCTATTGCTGCCCTCCAGTACGGTGTTCCGGTGACGCTAATCGGCGAGGCGGTGTTCTCGCGCTGCCTGTCCGCCCTTAAGGATGAGCGTGTCCGTGCCAGCACCGTCCTGAAGGGACCCACCGTCAAGCCCAAGGTGGACAATGTACCCAAGTTCCTGAACGATATCAAGCATGCCCTGTACTGCGCCAAGATCGTGTCCTACGCCCAGGGATTCATGCTGATGCGCGAGGCGGCCAGCGAGAACAACTGGCGTCTGAACTACGGCGGCATTGCCCTGATGTGGCGCGGCGGTTGCATCATCCGCAGCGTCTTCCTGGGCAACATCAAGGATGCCTACACGTCGCAGCCCCAGCTGACCAACCTGCTGCTGGATGAGTTCTTCAAGAACGCCATCGCCCAGGGCCAGGACTCGTGGCGCGAGGTTGTGGCCAATGCCTTCCGTTGGGGCATTCCTGTGCCGGCTCTGTCCACCGCGTTGAGCTTCTACGATGGCTACCGTACCTCCAAGCTGCCCGCCAACCTGCTGCAAGCCCAGCGCGACTACTTTGGTGCCCACACCTACGAGCTGCTCGGCCAGGAGGGCAAATTCCATCACACCAACTGGACGGGAACCGGCGGCAATGTGTCTGCCAGCACCTATCAGGCATAG
- the lin-52 gene encoding protein lin-52 homolog isoform X2 — MHKLTPNIEVYSAALLRKEQDIKINAEMSAMRKARLSGVEPHQDIKDQEEDSPEDELISMETLRESPVQWPERFPGMDEFLTMSDTPMYTPSVDFGNNLTPEDMAKIHKLSQLTPEQLVEKIKSMHDEIYQLGLREAKEMTRGKLLGIFDRERMHKRQT, encoded by the exons ATGCACAAGCTCACACCCAACATAGAGGTCTactcggcag CCCTTCTGAGAAAGGAACAAGATATCAAAATTAATGCGGAGATGTCAGCGATGAGAAAGGCACGATTGTCCGGCGTGGAGCCGCACCAGGACATCAAGGACCAGGAGGAGGACTCCCCGGAGGATGAGCTCATTTCCATGGAGACGCTGCGCGAATCTCCAGTCCAGTGGCCCGAACGAT TTCCCGGCATGGATGAGTTCCTAACCATGAGCGATACGCCCATGTATACGCCCAGTGTGGATTTCGGCAACAATCTGACCCCCGAGGACATGGCCAAGATACACA AGCTGAGCCAACTCACACCGGAACAGCTGGTGGAGAAGATTAAGTCAATGCACGATGAGATCTACCAGCTGGGCTTGCGCGAGGCCAAGGAGATGACCCGCGGCAAGCTGTTGGGCATCTTTGATCGCGAGCGTATGCACAAAAGGCAAACGTGA
- the MAPk-Ak2 gene encoding MAP kinase-activated protein kinase 2, whose translation MLSLQNQRQPKTSPLVDDYEISDTVLGLGINGKVVQCTDRRTKQNYALKVLLDNEKARREVDLHWRVSGCRHIVNIIDVYENTYSGRKCLLVVMECMEGGELFQRIQDKADGAFTEREAAQIMHEICAAVDYLHSRDIAHRDLKPENLLYTTSQPNAILKLTDFGFAKETFSNDTLQTPCYTPYYVAPEVLGPEKYDKSCDIWSLGVVMYIIMCGFPPFYSNHGLAISPGMKKRIRTGQYDFPDPEWTNVSQAAKDLIKGMLNVDPSKRLRIQDVIRNNWIAQFNAVPQTPLCTGRMLKETEEAWPEVQEEMTRSLATMRVDYDQMQIKALDKSNNPLLTKRRKKIEEIEKLYAANATRN comes from the exons ATGCTATCGCTGCAGAACCAACGGCAACCGAAGACCAGTCCCCTGGTGGACGACTACGAGATCTCGGACACAGTGCTCGGCCTTGGAATCAACGGCAAGGTCGTCCAGTGCACCGATCGTCGCACCAAACAGAACTATGCCCTCAAGGTATTGCTGGACAACGAGAAGGCGCGCCGCGAAGTGGATCTCCATTGGCGGGTGAGCGGATGTCGGCACATTGTCAACATCATCGATGTCTACGAGAATACGTACAGCGGACGGAAGTGCCTGCTGGTGGTGATGGAGTGCATGGAGGGCGGTGAACTGTTCCAACGAATTCAGGACAAAGCCGATGGAGCGTTCACGGAACGTGAAGCGGCACAGATCATGCACGAAATCTGTGCGGCGGTCGACTATCTGCACAGTCGGGATATCGCGCACCGAGATCTGAAGCCGGAGAACTTGCTGTACACCACCTCCCAGCCGAATGCCATTCTCAAGCTGACGGATTTCGGTTTCGCCAAGGAGACCTTCTCCAACGACACCTTGCAGACGCCCTGCTATACGCCCTACTATGTTG CTCCCGAAGTACTCGGCCCGGAGAAGTACGATAAGAGCTGTGACATCTGGTCGCTGGGAGTCGTCATGTACATTATCATGTGCGGTTTCCCGCCGTTCTACAGCAACCATGGCCTGGCCATATCGCCCGGCATGAAGAAACGCATCCGTACCGGCCAATACGATTTTCCCGATCCGGAATGGACGAACGTTAGCCAGGCGGCCAAGGATCTGATCAAGGGCATGCTGAATGTTGATCCCAGCAAGCGATTGCGCATCCAGGATGTTATCCGTAACAATTGGATTGCCCAGTTCAATGCTGTGCCCCAGACGCCGCTCTGCACCGGCCGGATGCTGAAGGAGACCGAGGAGGCCTGGCCGGAAGTACAGGAAGAGATGACACGCTCACTGGCCACCATGCGTGTGGACTACGATCAG ATGCAAATTAAAGCTCTGGACAAGTCAAATAATCCTTTGCTAACGAAGCGTAGGAAAAAAATTGAGGAAATTGAGAAATTATATGCGGCCAATGCAACACGaaactaa
- the LOC108134297 gene encoding uncharacterized protein, translating into MVEEVGCLKQTGIVVAMPSQVATSTGNPVSPLQQQQQHQQQQQQHPQQQQQQQQQQAQQQQAQQPQQQQHHPQQQQQQQSQQHKQQQQQLLQQKQQQQQQQQHQALQQQHQATQQQSQPHQQLQAHQQQHLHQQQQQQQLHHQQQQQQHHQKQHQQLTSNMSMLTVKGGRYLWTDRELLMHLQNYTPLILLIDFVEKTRTKRFYESSERYEILMLVFIMRKGAPFCENKRFPAEYWVNLSVGPIAEAFDRLQAAIDIPDPQLPIHMSVTDLTSWKQMFDLAMLDIRRFAYYTDPLQLADAGVFNRITFEQRFGMQWQE; encoded by the coding sequence ATGGTCGAGGAGGTTGGTTGTTTGAAACAAACGGGCATTGTGGTCGCCATGCCCAGCCAGGTTGCAACCAGCACCGGAAATCCAGTATCACCGctccagcaacaacagcaacaccaacagcaacagcagcaacatccacagcagcagcagcaacagcaacagcagcaggcacagcagcagcaggcacagcagccgcaacagcagcagcaccacccacaacaacaacaacagcagcaatcaCAACAACAtaagcaacaacagcagcaacttctccaacaaaagcagcaacagcagcagcaacagcaacatcaggccctgcaacagcaacatcaagcCACACAACAACAATCGCAGCCACATCAGCAACTTCAGGCtcatcagcagcaacatctccaccagcagcagcagcagcagcaactccatcatcaacagcaacaacaacaacatcaccagaaacaacaccaacaactcACCAGCAACATGAGCATGCTGACCGTGAAGGGGGGTCGCTACTTGTGGACCGATCGGGAGCTATTGATGCACTTGCAGAACTACACTCCCCTGATACTGTTGATCGATTTTGTGGAGAAGACTCGCACCAAGCGCTTCTACGAGAGCTCCGAGCGATACGAGATCCTCATGCTGGTCTTCATCATGCGGAAGGGGGCGCCGTTTTGCGAGAACAAGCGCTTCCCGGCCGAGTACTGGGTGAATCTATCCGTCGGACCGATTGCCGAGGCATTTGATCGGCTGCAGGCCGCCATCGATATACCCGATCCGCAGCTGCCGATCCACATGAGCGTCACCGATCTGACCAGCTGGAAGCAGATGTTCGACCTGGCCATGCTGGACATCCGCCGGTTCGCCTACTACACCGATCCGTTGCAGCTGGCCGATGCCGGGGTCTTTAATCGTATCACGTTCGAGCAGCGTTTCGGAATGCAGTGGCAGGAATGA
- the Pgd gene encoding 6-phosphogluconate dehydrogenase, decarboxylating isoform X1, with the protein MKPKSKVHFIIRLLTCFRKIKADIALIGLAVMGQNLILNMDEKGFVVCAYNRTVSKVKEFLENEAKGTNVIGAESLEDMVSKLQRPRKVMLLVKAGSAVDDFIKQLVPLLTPGDVIIDGGNSEYQDTSRRCLELEKLGLLYVGSGVSGGEEGARHGPSLMPGGHEAAWPIIQPIFQAICAKADGEPCCEWVGDGGAGHFVKMVHNGIEYGDMQLICEAYHIMTALGLSAEQMAEEFGKWNSAELDSFLIEITRDILKYKDNKGYLLERIRDTAGQKGTGKWTAIAALQYGVPVTLIGEAVFSRCLSALKDERVRASTVLKGPTVKPKVDNVPKFLNDIKHALYCAKIVSYAQGFMLMREAASENNWRLNYGGIALMWRGGCIIRSVFLGNIKDAYTSQPQLTNLLLDEFFKNAIAQGQDSWREVVANAFRWGIPVPALSTALSFYDGYRTSKLPANLLQAQRDYFGAHTYELLGQEGKFHHTNWTGTGGNVSASTYQA; encoded by the exons AtgaaaccaaaatcaaaagttcATTTTATAATTAGGCTTCTCACATGTTTTCGAAAAAT AAAAGCTGATATTGCTCTTATTGGCCTGGCCGTAATGGGCCAGAATCTCATATTGAACATGGACGAGAAGGGTTTTGTGGTCTGCGCCTACAATCGCACCGTCTCCAAGGTCAAAGAGTTTCTCGAGAACGAGGCCAAAGGCACTAATGTGATTGGCGCCGAATCGTTGGAGGATATGGTTTCTAAGCTTCAAAGGCCACGCAAAGTCATGTTGCTGGTCAAGG CTGGCAGTGCTGTGGATGACTTCATTAAGCAACTGGTGCCCCTGCTGACGCCCGGCGATGTGATCATTGATGGTGGCAACTCTGAATACCAGGACACTTCCAGGCGCTGCCTGGAACTGGAAAAACTGGGCCTGCTCTACGTCGGCTCCGGTGTAAGCGGTGGTGAGGAGGGTGCCCGTCATGGTCCCTCTCTTATGCCCGGTGGCCATGAGGCCGCCTGGCCCATTATCCAGCCCATCTTCCAGGCCATCTGCGCCAAGGCCGACGGTGAGCCCTGCTGCGAGTGGGTGGGCGATGGCGGTGCCGGACACTTTGTCAAGATGGTGCACAACGGCATCGAGTACGGTGACATGCAGTTGATCTGCGAGGCCTACCACATCATGACGGCTCTGGGTCTCTCGGCTGAACAGATGGCCGAGGAGTTTGGCAAATGGAATTCTGCTGAACTGGACTCCTTCCTCATTGAGATCACCAGGGACATTCTGAAGTACAAGGACAACAAGGGGTATCTGTTGGAGAGGATTCGCGACACCGCTGGACAGAAGGGAACTGGCAAGTGGACAGCTATTGCTGCCCTCCAGTACGGTGTTCCGGTGACGCTAATCGGCGAGGCGGTGTTCTCGCGCTGCCTGTCCGCCCTTAAGGATGAGCGTGTCCGTGCCAGCACCGTCCTGAAGGGACCCACCGTCAAGCCCAAGGTGGACAATGTACCCAAGTTCCTGAACGATATCAAGCATGCCCTGTACTGCGCCAAGATCGTGTCCTACGCCCAGGGATTCATGCTGATGCGCGAGGCGGCCAGCGAGAACAACTGGCGTCTGAACTACGGCGGCATTGCCCTGATGTGGCGCGGCGGTTGCATCATCCGCAGCGTCTTCCTGGGCAACATCAAGGATGCCTACACGTCGCAGCCCCAGCTGACCAACCTGCTGCTGGATGAGTTCTTCAAGAACGCCATCGCCCAGGGCCAGGACTCGTGGCGCGAGGTTGTGGCCAATGCCTTCCGTTGGGGCATTCCTGTGCCGGCTCTGTCCACCGCGTTGAGCTTCTACGATGGCTACCGTACCTCCAAGCTGCCCGCCAACCTGCTGCAAGCCCAGCGCGACTACTTTGGTGCCCACACCTACGAGCTGCTCGGCCAGGAGGGCAAATTCCATCACACCAACTGGACGGGAACCGGCGGCAATGTGTCTGCCAGCACCTATCAGGCATAG